A section of the Streptomyces sp. CG1 genome encodes:
- the nuoI gene encoding NADH-quinone oxidoreductase subunit NuoI produces MAEEPKETKPGFQNPVAGFGVTFKAMFKKRLTEQYPEQKKTTAPRFHGRHQLNRHPDGLEKCVGCELCAWACPADAIYVEGADNTDEERYSPGERYGRVYQINYARCILCGLCIEACPTRALTMTNEFELADSSRANLIYTKEQLLAGLEEGMVDTPHAIFPGTDEQDYYRGLVTQAAPGTVRQVAVSKGETPEDREVEA; encoded by the coding sequence ATGGCTGAGGAGCCCAAGGAGACCAAACCCGGTTTCCAGAACCCCGTTGCCGGCTTCGGCGTGACCTTCAAGGCCATGTTCAAGAAGCGGCTGACCGAGCAGTACCCGGAGCAGAAGAAGACCACGGCTCCGCGGTTCCACGGACGGCACCAGCTCAACCGCCATCCGGACGGCCTGGAGAAGTGTGTCGGCTGCGAGCTGTGCGCCTGGGCCTGCCCCGCCGACGCCATCTACGTTGAAGGCGCCGACAACACCGACGAGGAACGCTACTCGCCGGGCGAGCGTTACGGCCGCGTCTACCAGATCAACTACGCCCGCTGCATCCTGTGCGGCCTGTGCATCGAGGCGTGTCCCACGCGCGCGCTGACGATGACCAACGAGTTCGAGCTGGCCGACTCCAGCCGCGCCAACCTCATCTACACCAAGGAACAGCTCCTCGCCGGCCTCGAAGAGGGCATGGTCGACACGCCGCACGCGATCTTCCCGGGGACCGACGAACAGGACTACTACCGGGGCCTGGTGACACAGGCAGCGCCCGGCACGGTCCGCCAGGTTGCGGTCTCCAAAGGAGAGACGCCCGAGGACCGGGAGGTGGAGGCATGA
- a CDS encoding NADH-quinone oxidoreductase subunit J, with protein sequence MSPQLAAYATSTGEAFQFWVLGTIAVIGALCTVLMKKAVHSALCLAGTMIVLAVFYLANGAYFLGIVQIVVYTGAIMMLFLFVVMLVGVTAADSLKETIKGQRWLALLCGVGFGVLLLTGIGNASLKEFNGTGQANANGNVEGLASLIFTKYVFAFEITGALLITAAVGAMVLTHRERTERAKTQRELAEQRVREGTHVPPLPAPGVYARHNAVDIAGLLPDGTPSELTVNKTLRERGQIRDVSAEALGDLRALEQRAEERLERTETEPATFKRPEEASK encoded by the coding sequence ATGAGCCCGCAGCTCGCCGCCTACGCGACCTCCACCGGTGAGGCCTTCCAGTTCTGGGTACTCGGCACGATCGCGGTGATCGGCGCCCTGTGTACCGTCCTCATGAAGAAGGCCGTGCACAGCGCGCTCTGCCTCGCCGGCACCATGATCGTCCTGGCGGTGTTCTACCTCGCCAACGGCGCCTACTTCCTGGGCATCGTGCAGATCGTCGTCTACACCGGCGCGATCATGATGCTGTTCCTGTTCGTGGTGATGCTCGTCGGCGTCACGGCCGCGGACTCCTTGAAGGAGACCATCAAGGGCCAGCGCTGGCTGGCTCTTCTGTGTGGAGTCGGCTTCGGTGTTCTGCTCCTCACGGGCATCGGCAACGCATCCCTGAAGGAGTTCAACGGCACGGGCCAGGCGAACGCGAACGGCAATGTGGAAGGCCTCGCCTCCCTCATCTTCACCAAGTACGTCTTCGCTTTCGAAATCACCGGCGCCCTGCTGATCACGGCCGCGGTCGGCGCCATGGTGCTCACCCACCGCGAGCGCACCGAGCGCGCCAAGACCCAGCGTGAGCTGGCCGAACAGCGCGTCCGCGAAGGCACGCACGTTCCGCCGCTGCCCGCCCCTGGCGTCTACGCCCGGCACAACGCCGTGGACATCGCGGGCCTGCTCCCCGACGGCACCCCGTCCGAGCTGACCGTCAACAAGACGCTGCGCGAGCGCGGCCAGATCCGTGACGTGTCCGCCGAGGCGCTGGGCGACCTGCGCGCGCTGGAGCAGCGAGCGGAGGAACGCCTGGAGCGCACGGAGACCGAACCGGCGACATTCAAGCGGCCCGAGGAGGCGTCGAAGTGA
- the nuoK gene encoding NADH-quinone oxidoreductase subunit NuoK, translating into MNPVNYLYLAALLFTIGATGVLIRRNAIVVFMCIELMLNACNLAFVTFSRMHGNLDGQIIAFFTMVVAAAEVVVGLAIIVSLFRTRHSASVDDASLMKL; encoded by the coding sequence GTGAACCCGGTCAACTACCTCTATCTCGCCGCCCTGTTGTTCACGATCGGCGCGACCGGCGTGCTGATCCGGCGCAACGCCATCGTGGTCTTCATGTGCATCGAGCTGATGCTGAACGCCTGCAACCTCGCGTTCGTCACCTTCTCCCGGATGCACGGCAACCTCGACGGCCAGATCATCGCCTTCTTCACGATGGTCGTCGCCGCCGCGGAGGTCGTGGTGGGCCTCGCGATCATCGTGTCGCTGTTCCGTACCCGCCACTCGGCCTCGGTCGACGACGCCAGCCTGATGAAGCTGTAA
- the nuoL gene encoding NADH-quinone oxidoreductase subunit L, with the protein MENLIALLIAAPLLGAAVLLVGGRRLDRVGHWIGTLLSAASFVFGLILFADLLGKNAEHRTLVKHLFSWVPVAGFQADATLRLDQLSMTFVLLITGVGSLIHLYSVGYMEHDERRRRFFGYLNLFLAAMLLLVLADNYLLLYVGWEGVGLASYLLIGFWQHKPSAATAAKKAFLVNRVGDMGLSIAIMLMFTTFGSFAFGPVLSHATQASEGELTAIGLMLLLAACGKSAQVPLQSWLGDAMEGPTPVSALIHAATMVTAGVYLIVRSGAIFNAAPDAQLAVTVVGAVTLLFGAIVGCAKDDIKKALAGSTMSQIGYMVLAAGLGPIGYVFAIMHLVTHGFFKAGLFLGAGSVMHGMNDEVDMRKYGGLRTYMPVTFITFGLGYLAIIGFPGLSGFFSKDKIIEAAFAKGGTEGWILGGAALLGAAITAFYMTRVMLLTFFGEKRWQPDENGNKPHPHESPRVMTIPMIVLAVGSVFAGGLFSIGDRFLHWLEPVTGHSEGHSPVNAWTVTGATMVCLVIGAGIAWAQYGRKPVPVVAPRGSLLTCAARRDLLQDDFNHVVLVRGGEHLTRSLVYVDHTLVDGVVNGTAAGFGGLSGRLRRLQNGFARSYAVSMFGGAALLVAATLLMRAV; encoded by the coding sequence GTGGAGAACCTGATCGCGCTGCTCATCGCGGCGCCCCTGCTCGGAGCGGCCGTCCTCCTGGTCGGCGGCCGGCGCCTCGACCGCGTCGGCCATTGGATCGGCACGCTCCTGTCGGCCGCCTCCTTCGTGTTCGGCCTGATCCTCTTCGCCGACCTGCTCGGCAAGAACGCCGAACACCGCACCCTCGTCAAGCACCTGTTCAGCTGGGTCCCGGTGGCCGGCTTCCAGGCGGACGCCACCCTCCGCCTGGACCAGCTGTCGATGACGTTCGTCCTGCTCATCACGGGCGTCGGCTCACTGATCCACCTGTACTCGGTCGGGTACATGGAGCACGACGAGCGGCGGCGCCGCTTCTTCGGCTACCTGAACCTGTTCCTCGCGGCGATGCTCCTGCTCGTCCTCGCCGACAACTACCTGCTGTTGTACGTCGGCTGGGAGGGCGTCGGTCTCGCCTCGTACCTGCTGATCGGCTTCTGGCAGCACAAGCCCAGCGCCGCGACGGCCGCGAAGAAGGCGTTCCTGGTCAACCGCGTCGGCGACATGGGCCTGTCGATCGCGATCATGCTGATGTTCACGACGTTCGGCAGCTTCGCCTTCGGCCCGGTCCTCAGCCACGCCACCCAGGCCTCCGAGGGCGAGCTCACCGCCATCGGCCTGATGCTCCTGCTCGCCGCCTGCGGCAAGTCAGCCCAGGTGCCGCTGCAGTCCTGGCTCGGTGACGCCATGGAGGGCCCGACCCCGGTCTCGGCCCTGATCCACGCGGCGACGATGGTGACCGCGGGTGTGTACCTCATCGTCCGCTCGGGAGCCATCTTCAACGCGGCCCCGGACGCCCAGCTCGCCGTCACCGTCGTCGGTGCGGTCACACTCCTCTTCGGTGCGATCGTCGGTTGCGCGAAGGACGACATCAAGAAGGCACTGGCCGGTTCGACCATGTCGCAGATCGGCTACATGGTGCTGGCCGCGGGTCTCGGCCCGATCGGCTACGTCTTCGCGATCATGCACCTGGTGACACACGGCTTCTTCAAGGCCGGGCTGTTCCTCGGCGCGGGCTCCGTCATGCACGGCATGAACGACGAGGTCGACATGCGCAAGTACGGCGGTCTGCGCACGTACATGCCGGTCACCTTCATCACCTTCGGCCTCGGCTACCTCGCCATCATCGGCTTCCCGGGCCTGTCCGGCTTCTTCTCCAAGGACAAGATCATCGAGGCGGCCTTCGCCAAGGGCGGCACCGAGGGCTGGATCCTCGGCGGTGCGGCCCTGCTCGGTGCGGCCATCACCGCCTTCTACATGACGCGGGTGATGCTGCTGACGTTCTTCGGAGAGAAGCGCTGGCAGCCGGACGAGAACGGCAACAAGCCTCACCCGCACGAGTCCCCGAGGGTCATGACGATCCCGATGATCGTGCTGGCCGTCGGATCAGTCTTCGCCGGTGGCCTCTTCAGCATCGGCGACCGCTTCCTGCACTGGCTGGAGCCGGTCACCGGACACAGCGAGGGCCACTCCCCGGTCAACGCCTGGACGGTCACCGGCGCGACCATGGTGTGCCTCGTCATCGGCGCAGGCATCGCCTGGGCGCAGTACGGCCGCAAGCCCGTCCCCGTCGTCGCCCCGCGCGGCTCGCTGCTCACCTGCGCGGCCCGTCGCGACCTGCTCCAGGACGACTTCAACCATGTGGTCCTGGTGCGCGGCGGCGAGCACCTGACCCGCTCCCTGGTGTACGTCGATCACACCCTGGTCGACGGTGTCGTCAACGGCACGGCGGCCGGCTTCGGCGGCCTGTCCGGGCGGCTGCGCCGACTCCAGAACGGCTTCGCCCGCTCCTACGCGGTCTCGATGTTCGGCGGTGCGGCACTCCTGGTCGCCGCGACCCTGCTGATGAGGGCGGTCTGA
- a CDS encoding NADH-quinone oxidoreductase subunit M has product MSFPLLTATAALPAVGAVATAAVPAAWRTAAKWLALLVSLATLALAITVLVRFDPNGARYQLTESHAWIRDFGVRYELGVDGIAVALIALTAVLIPFIILAGWHDADPLETGSRRWRPTQGFFALILAVEAMVLISFEATDVFVFYIFFEAMLIPMYFLIGGFGDRAHAQGEKAASTQRSYAAVKFLLYNLVGGLIMLAAVIGLYVVAGNFSLQEIAQARANGSLHMATSTERWLFLGFFFAFAVKAPLWPLHTWLPNAMQEATAPVAVLITAVVDKVGTFAMLRFCLQLFPEASKWATPVILVLALISIVYGALLAVGQRDIKRLVAYASISHFGFIVMGIFAMTSQGQSGATLYMVNHGISTAALMLVAGFLISRRGSRLIADYGGVQKVAPVLAGTFLIGGLATLSLPGLAPFVSEFLVLVGTFARHPAIGVIATFGIVLAALYTLVLYQRTMTGPVKPEVSAMPDLRARELVVVAPLIVLLIFLGVYPKPVTDIVNPAVKQTMSDVHKTDPKPSVEAAK; this is encoded by the coding sequence ATGTCCTTTCCCCTCCTGACAGCGACAGCGGCGCTCCCGGCCGTAGGGGCCGTCGCCACGGCCGCCGTACCGGCCGCGTGGCGCACCGCCGCCAAGTGGCTGGCGCTGCTCGTCTCGCTCGCCACGCTCGCCCTGGCGATCACCGTCCTGGTGCGCTTCGATCCGAACGGCGCCCGCTACCAGCTCACCGAATCCCACGCCTGGATCCGGGACTTCGGGGTGCGGTACGAGCTGGGTGTCGACGGCATCGCGGTGGCACTGATCGCGCTGACCGCCGTACTGATCCCGTTCATCATCCTCGCCGGCTGGCACGACGCCGACCCGCTGGAGACCGGCAGCCGGCGCTGGCGGCCCACCCAGGGGTTCTTCGCGCTGATCCTCGCCGTCGAGGCGATGGTGCTCATCTCCTTCGAGGCCACCGACGTCTTCGTCTTCTACATCTTCTTCGAAGCCATGCTCATCCCGATGTACTTCCTCATCGGCGGCTTCGGAGACCGCGCCCACGCGCAGGGCGAGAAGGCGGCCTCGACGCAGCGGTCGTACGCGGCGGTGAAGTTCCTGCTTTACAACCTGGTCGGCGGCCTGATCATGCTGGCCGCGGTGATCGGCCTCTACGTAGTGGCCGGAAACTTCAGCCTCCAGGAGATCGCACAGGCCCGTGCCAACGGCTCGCTGCACATGGCGACGAGCACCGAACGCTGGCTGTTCCTCGGCTTCTTCTTCGCCTTCGCGGTGAAGGCACCGCTGTGGCCGCTGCACACCTGGCTGCCCAACGCCATGCAGGAGGCCACCGCCCCGGTCGCCGTCCTCATCACCGCGGTCGTCGACAAGGTGGGCACGTTCGCGATGCTCCGCTTCTGCCTCCAGCTGTTCCCGGAGGCCAGCAAGTGGGCGACGCCCGTCATCCTCGTACTGGCGCTCATCAGCATCGTCTACGGCGCCCTGCTCGCCGTCGGCCAGCGGGACATCAAACGCCTGGTGGCGTACGCGTCGATCTCGCACTTCGGCTTCATCGTCATGGGCATCTTCGCGATGACCAGCCAGGGCCAGTCCGGCGCCACGCTCTACATGGTCAACCACGGCATCTCCACGGCCGCGCTGATGCTGGTTGCCGGCTTCCTGATCTCCCGGCGCGGCTCGCGGCTCATCGCCGACTACGGAGGCGTGCAGAAGGTCGCCCCGGTACTCGCCGGCACCTTCCTGATCGGCGGCCTCGCCACCCTCTCGCTGCCCGGACTCGCCCCGTTCGTGAGCGAGTTCCTGGTCCTGGTCGGCACGTTTGCGCGCCATCCGGCGATCGGCGTCATCGCCACCTTCGGCATCGTCCTCGCCGCGCTCTACACCCTCGTCCTGTACCAGCGGACCATGACGGGTCCGGTGAAGCCCGAGGTCTCGGCGATGCCCGACCTCCGCGCGCGTGAACTCGTCGTCGTCGCCCCGCTGATCGTGCTGCTGATCTTCCTGGGCGTCTACCCGAAGCCCGTCACGGACATCGTCAACCCGGCGGTCAAACAGACGATGTCCGACGTACACAAGACCGACCCCAAGCCCTCGGTGGAGGCGGCCAAGTGA
- the nuoN gene encoding NADH-quinone oxidoreductase subunit NuoN, translated as MSTTAVHSLWTTAADPISKIPAPKIEYGQLSPTLIVAGAALVGVLIEAFLPRKSRYYAQVFVSVVALCAAFAAVVALAADGYGTTKAHIAAMGAIAVDGPSLFLQGTILLAGLVALFTFAERRLDPAAHGNRVDSFAAQAASVPGSDSEKAAVKAGFTTTEVFPLLLFAIAGMLVFPSANDLLTLFVALEVFSLPLYLMCALARRKRLMSQEAAVKYFLLGAFASAFTLFGIALLYGYAGSVSYARIAQVVDGTVTNVDPALANTMGNDALLLLGSALIAMGLLFKVGAVPFHMWTPDVYQGAPTPVTGFMAAATKVAAFGALLRLLYVVLPGMRWDWRPVMWAVAIITMLGGAIVAITQTDIKRLLAYSSIAHGGFILSGVIAMSKDGVSSVLFYLAGYSFVTIGAFAVVTLVRDAGGEATHLSKWAGLGRRSPLVAAVFAVFLLAFAGIPLTSGFAGKFAVFKAAAAGGAAPLVVVGVISSAIAAFFYIRVIVLMFFSEPRPEGPTVAVPSPLTMAAIAMGVAVTLVLGVAPQYFLDLASQAGVFVR; from the coding sequence GTGAGCACAACAGCCGTCCACAGCCTGTGGACAACCGCGGCCGACCCGATCTCGAAGATCCCGGCACCGAAGATCGAATACGGACAATTGTCGCCGACGCTGATCGTCGCCGGTGCGGCGTTGGTCGGCGTGCTGATCGAGGCGTTCCTCCCGCGCAAGTCCCGCTACTACGCGCAGGTGTTCGTTTCCGTCGTGGCCCTGTGCGCCGCGTTCGCCGCGGTGGTCGCGCTCGCGGCCGACGGCTACGGCACCACGAAGGCGCACATCGCGGCGATGGGCGCGATCGCGGTCGACGGGCCGTCCCTGTTCCTGCAGGGCACGATCCTGCTGGCCGGTCTCGTCGCCCTGTTCACCTTCGCCGAGCGGCGCCTGGACCCGGCCGCGCACGGTAACCGCGTCGACTCCTTCGCCGCGCAGGCCGCCTCGGTACCGGGCAGCGACAGCGAGAAAGCCGCGGTGAAGGCCGGCTTCACCACCACCGAGGTCTTCCCGCTCCTCCTCTTCGCGATCGCCGGCATGCTGGTCTTCCCCTCGGCCAACGACCTGCTGACGCTGTTCGTGGCCCTGGAGGTCTTCTCCCTGCCGCTGTACCTGATGTGCGCCCTAGCCCGCCGCAAGCGGCTGATGTCGCAGGAAGCCGCGGTCAAGTACTTCCTGCTCGGCGCTTTCGCCTCCGCCTTCACCCTGTTCGGCATCGCCCTGCTGTACGGCTACGCGGGCTCGGTGTCGTACGCGCGTATCGCCCAGGTCGTCGACGGCACGGTCACCAACGTCGACCCCGCGCTGGCCAACACCATGGGCAACGACGCGCTGCTGCTCCTCGGCAGCGCCCTGATCGCGATGGGCCTGCTGTTCAAGGTGGGCGCGGTGCCGTTCCACATGTGGACGCCGGATGTCTACCAGGGCGCGCCGACGCCCGTGACCGGCTTCATGGCGGCGGCGACGAAGGTGGCCGCGTTCGGCGCGCTCCTGCGCCTGCTGTATGTCGTCCTGCCCGGGATGCGCTGGGACTGGCGGCCGGTCATGTGGGCGGTGGCGATCATCACCATGCTCGGCGGTGCGATCGTCGCGATCACGCAGACCGACATCAAACGGCTGCTGGCGTACTCGTCCATCGCGCACGGCGGATTCATCCTCTCGGGTGTCATCGCCATGTCGAAGGACGGCGTCTCGTCGGTCCTCTTCTACCTGGCCGGCTACTCCTTCGTGACGATCGGAGCCTTCGCGGTGGTCACGCTCGTCCGCGACGCGGGCGGCGAGGCGACCCACCTGTCGAAGTGGGCCGGTCTCGGCCGCCGCTCCCCGCTGGTGGCTGCGGTCTTCGCCGTATTCCTCCTGGCCTTCGCCGGCATCCCGCTGACCTCGGGTTTCGCCGGGAAGTTCGCCGTGTTCAAGGCGGCAGCGGCCGGTGGCGCGGCTCCGCTGGTCGTGGTCGGTGTGATCTCCTCGGCGATCGCCGCGTTCTTCTACATCCGCGTGATCGTGCTGATGTTCTTCAGCGAGCCGAGGCCGGAGGGCCCCACCGTGGCCGTACCGTCCCCGCTGACCATGGCGGCGATCGCCATGGGCGTGGCCGTGACCCTGGTCCTCGGTGTGGCTCCGCAGTACTTCCTGGACCTGGCGAGCCAGGCGGGAGTGTTCGTGCGCTGA
- a CDS encoding Uma2 family endonuclease translates to MSVAPKASASSWPMPPKGGWTADDLDRLPNLPPHTELIDGSLVFVSPQTLFHSRAVSFFEWQLQSLAPEEFEVIREFTIDIDSQNRPEPDVVVVQADVVEDPYQTRFPVESVVLSIEVVSEDSVSRDRETKPLKYARAKIPHFWRVENEKGRAAVHVFELEPTTGTYTSTGIFRERMKLDVPFPVDLDLTQIKARRDRSQ, encoded by the coding sequence ATGAGCGTCGCACCGAAGGCGTCCGCGTCCAGCTGGCCGATGCCGCCGAAGGGCGGCTGGACCGCCGACGATCTGGACCGGCTTCCGAATCTTCCTCCGCACACGGAATTGATCGACGGGAGCCTGGTCTTCGTGAGTCCGCAGACCCTCTTTCACTCACGCGCTGTGAGCTTCTTCGAATGGCAGCTCCAGTCGCTGGCGCCCGAGGAATTCGAGGTCATCCGCGAGTTCACCATCGACATCGACAGCCAGAACCGGCCCGAACCAGACGTGGTCGTCGTGCAGGCGGACGTGGTGGAGGACCCGTACCAGACCCGCTTCCCGGTGGAATCGGTCGTCCTGTCCATCGAGGTCGTCTCCGAGGACTCCGTCTCCCGTGACCGCGAGACCAAGCCCCTGAAGTACGCCCGAGCCAAGATCCCCCACTTCTGGCGGGTCGAGAACGAGAAGGGCCGAGCCGCGGTGCACGTCTTCGAGCTGGAGCCGACGACCGGCACCTACACCAGCACCGGCATCTTCCGCGAGCGTATGAAGCTGGACGTGCCGTTCCCGGTGGACCTCGACCTGACCCAGATCAAGGCCCGCCGCGACAGGAGTCAGTGA
- the recQ gene encoding DNA helicase RecQ: MSATGGNSEMPQVTEGPGAADSEALATLHRVFGYEAFRGEQGAVIEHVVAGGDAVVLMPTGGGKSLCYQIPALVRPGTGVVISPLIALMQDQVDALRALGVRAGFINSTQDFDERRVVEAEFLAGELDLLYLAPERLRLDTTLDLFSRGKISVFAIDEAHCVSQWGHDFRPDYLALSLLGERWPDVPRIALTATATRATHEEITQRLNLPAARHFVASFDRPNIQYRIVPKADPRKQLLAFLREEHAGDAGIVYCLSRNSVERTAEFLTANGIEAVPYHAGLDAGMRAAHQSRFLREEGLVVVATIAFGMGIDKPDVRFVAHFDLPKSIEGYYQETGRAGRDGLPSTAWMAYGLNDVIQQRKLIQSGEGDEAFRRRAAAHLDAMLALCETAQCRRGQLLAYFGQDPDAAGCGNCDTCLTPPETWDGTIAAQKVLSTVVRLQRERGQKFGAVQIVDILLGKRTGKVIQFDHDQLSVFGIGTDLTETEWRGVVRQLLAQGLLAVEGEYGTLALTEASGTVLRREREVPLRKEPKKPATSKSRSAGASGGDRKAKATAADLPGELLPAFEALRAWRAEQAREQGVPAYVIFHDATLREIVSRRPASVRELGTVSGVGEKKLATYGEGVLSVLASLDGPAPAAGDAQDADWPEPDEEPEPDDWI; the protein is encoded by the coding sequence ATGAGCGCGACGGGCGGGAACAGCGAGATGCCACAGGTGACCGAGGGGCCGGGCGCGGCCGACAGCGAGGCGCTGGCCACGTTGCACCGGGTCTTCGGATACGAGGCCTTCCGGGGCGAGCAGGGAGCGGTCATCGAGCATGTGGTGGCGGGCGGAGACGCCGTCGTCCTCATGCCGACCGGCGGCGGCAAGTCGCTGTGCTATCAGATCCCGGCCCTGGTCAGACCCGGTACAGGCGTGGTGATCTCCCCGCTCATCGCGCTGATGCAGGACCAGGTGGACGCCCTGCGCGCCCTCGGCGTGCGGGCCGGCTTCATCAACTCCACGCAGGACTTCGACGAGCGGCGCGTCGTCGAGGCCGAGTTCCTGGCCGGCGAGCTGGATCTGCTGTATCTGGCACCCGAGCGGCTGCGCCTGGACACCACACTCGACCTGTTCTCGCGGGGCAAGATCTCCGTCTTCGCGATCGACGAGGCGCACTGCGTGTCCCAATGGGGCCACGACTTCCGCCCCGACTACCTGGCGCTGTCTCTCCTCGGCGAGCGCTGGCCGGACGTCCCGCGGATCGCCCTCACCGCCACGGCCACCCGCGCCACGCACGAGGAGATCACCCAGCGGCTGAACCTGCCGGCGGCCCGCCACTTCGTCGCCAGCTTCGACCGGCCCAACATCCAGTACCGGATCGTGCCCAAGGCCGACCCCAGGAAGCAGCTGCTCGCCTTCCTCAGGGAGGAGCACGCGGGCGACGCGGGGATCGTCTACTGCCTCTCCCGGAACTCGGTGGAGCGGACGGCCGAGTTCCTGACCGCCAACGGCATCGAGGCGGTGCCGTATCACGCGGGCCTGGACGCGGGCATGCGCGCCGCGCACCAGTCCCGGTTCCTGCGCGAGGAGGGCCTGGTCGTGGTCGCGACCATCGCCTTCGGCATGGGCATCGACAAGCCGGACGTACGGTTCGTCGCCCACTTCGACCTGCCGAAGTCGATCGAGGGCTACTACCAGGAGACCGGCCGCGCGGGCCGTGACGGGCTTCCGTCCACGGCCTGGATGGCGTACGGCCTGAACGACGTCATACAGCAGCGCAAGCTGATCCAGTCCGGCGAGGGCGACGAGGCGTTCCGCCGCCGGGCCGCCGCTCACCTCGACGCCATGCTCGCGCTGTGCGAGACGGCCCAGTGCCGCCGAGGCCAGCTGCTCGCCTACTTCGGCCAGGACCCCGATGCGGCGGGCTGCGGCAACTGCGACACCTGCCTCACTCCGCCGGAGACCTGGGACGGCACGATCGCCGCGCAGAAGGTGCTGTCGACGGTGGTACGGCTGCAGCGCGAGCGCGGGCAGAAGTTCGGCGCGGTGCAGATCGTCGACATCCTGCTCGGAAAGCGCACCGGCAAGGTCATCCAGTTCGACCACGACCAGCTGTCCGTCTTCGGTATCGGAACCGACCTCACCGAAACCGAGTGGCGGGGCGTCGTCCGGCAGCTGCTGGCGCAGGGACTGCTCGCGGTGGAGGGGGAGTACGGCACTCTGGCGCTCACCGAGGCAAGCGGCACCGTACTGCGGCGCGAGCGGGAGGTGCCGCTGCGCAAGGAGCCGAAGAAACCGGCCACCTCCAAGTCGCGCTCGGCCGGCGCCTCCGGTGGCGACCGCAAGGCCAAGGCCACCGCGGCCGACCTGCCCGGCGAACTGCTGCCCGCCTTCGAGGCACTGCGCGCCTGGCGTGCGGAACAGGCCCGTGAACAGGGCGTACCGGCGTACGTGATCTTCCACGACGCCACCCTGCGGGAGATTGTCAGCCGTCGCCCCGCTTCGGTGCGTGAGCTCGGCACGGTGAGCGGTGTCGGCGAGAAGAAGCTGGCGACGTACGGCGAGGGCGTGCTGTCTGTGCTGGCCTCCCTGGACGGGCCGGCCCCGGCCGCCGGTGACGCACAGGACGCCGACTGGCCGGAGCCGGACGAGGAGCCGGAGCCCGACGACTGGATATAG